One Candidatus Krumholzibacteriia bacterium DNA window includes the following coding sequences:
- a CDS encoding Spy/CpxP family protein refolding chaperone has translation MKMQTTARTAGLLTFLILALAFSTDGWAQCGRGGDRTARPQLPTVDEMAAAIDADASQRAALAEARLAWSENRAERRSPRRGGHRGRRGERPTPPAVQFLVDVAPAVDTGDMIALVDLLSENGPRVGRRGDGPGRMRARGHGGRGHGPGHGPRGGADRMQGRGHGAQDMLVHELDLTDDQRAKIDALYAATRGSLRALRGRVGPDQEPTTALEAEAKRIRESHQERLVAILTSEQNDELVRLRAERRAERGAGHAERIEDMRTQRLAHLTAILDLDSDQRAAVENALEAAEQRAMQERAERMAVGGPMPNLFDSGGRRRVLRGETRDTITDVLDPQQRELFATLQTMMLEAGGRGGHGAHRGDATHRGPGGHGRRTHRGR, from the coding sequence ATGAAGATGCAGACGACCGCCCGGACCGCGGGCTTGTTGACCTTCCTGATCCTCGCGCTCGCCTTCTCCACCGACGGTTGGGCCCAGTGTGGACGTGGGGGCGATCGCACGGCGCGGCCCCAACTGCCCACGGTCGACGAGATGGCCGCGGCGATCGACGCCGACGCCTCCCAGCGCGCCGCTCTGGCCGAGGCCCGCCTGGCGTGGTCGGAGAACCGCGCCGAGCGCCGCAGCCCACGCCGCGGTGGGCACCGCGGTCGGCGTGGCGAGCGTCCGACCCCGCCGGCCGTGCAGTTCCTCGTCGACGTGGCCCCGGCCGTCGACACCGGCGACATGATCGCCCTGGTCGACCTGCTGTCCGAGAACGGGCCGCGCGTCGGCCGGCGTGGTGACGGTCCCGGGCGCATGCGAGCACGCGGTCACGGTGGCCGGGGCCACGGGCCGGGCCACGGTCCCCGCGGGGGTGCCGATCGCATGCAGGGCCGCGGTCACGGTGCGCAGGACATGCTCGTGCACGAGCTCGACCTGACCGACGACCAGCGGGCGAAGATCGATGCCCTGTACGCCGCCACGCGCGGCTCGCTCCGTGCCCTCCGTGGTCGGGTCGGGCCGGACCAGGAGCCGACCACGGCTCTCGAGGCCGAGGCGAAGCGGATCCGCGAATCCCATCAGGAGCGTCTGGTCGCGATCCTCACGTCCGAACAGAACGACGAACTCGTGCGGTTGCGGGCCGAGCGTCGGGCCGAACGCGGAGCGGGGCACGCCGAACGCATCGAGGACATGCGTACCCAGCGACTCGCACACCTGACCGCGATCCTCGATCTGGACTCCGATCAGCGGGCCGCGGTGGAGAACGCTCTGGAAGCGGCCGAGCAGCGGGCCATGCAGGAGCGGGCCGAACGCATGGCCGTGGGCGGTCCGATGCCCAATCTCTTCGACTCCGGTGGCCGGCGCCGCGTCCTGCGTGGCGAGACCCGCGACACGATCACCGACGTGCTCGATCCGCAGCAGCGCGAACTCTTCGCCACGCTGCAGACCATGATGCTCGAGGCCGGCGGTCGTGGCGGGCACGGCGCGCACCGGGGAGACGCGACGCATCGCGGTCCCGGTGGTCATGGTCGGAGGACGCACCGCGGCCGCTGA